In Fervidobacterium nodosum Rt17-B1, one genomic interval encodes:
- a CDS encoding phosphate signaling complex PhoU family protein, with product MKWLIETNINEMKKILTKEAWYVEDLLRLTMEAFKERNLELAKKVKNQYWDIYEEYLNILNFSQTIVGTSNPSGYELRFIFGSVLVAKVLLDISSRLKDIAEDIENLIKEPELNQSIMLPEMFSFAQKMLRKALRIYVDQNTEGAYGICNQDEIMDKMLEKFQEDITTIIQNNPRLIKRGLILLDISKILEEISDFAVQIIEITFYILTGNYYTCYNDELQQFSVDNLKSEN from the coding sequence GTGAAATGGCTTATTGAAACTAACATTAATGAAATGAAAAAAATTTTAACAAAAGAGGCATGGTACGTTGAAGATCTCCTTAGATTAACAATGGAAGCTTTTAAAGAACGCAATCTGGAATTAGCGAAAAAAGTTAAAAATCAGTATTGGGATATATATGAAGAGTACCTAAATATACTAAATTTTTCTCAAACAATTGTTGGGACATCTAACCCAAGCGGTTACGAGCTGAGATTTATTTTTGGAAGTGTGCTTGTTGCAAAAGTTTTGTTGGATATAAGTTCTAGGCTTAAAGATATCGCTGAGGATATAGAAAATTTGATAAAAGAGCCGGAGCTCAATCAAAGTATCATGCTTCCCGAAATGTTTTCATTCGCTCAAAAAATGCTAAGAAAAGCATTGAGAATATATGTTGACCAAAATACCGAAGGTGCCTATGGAATATGTAACCAAGATGAGATTATGGATAAAATGCTTGAAAAATTCCAAGAAGATATAACAACGATCATACAAAATAATCCAAGGTTGATTAAGAGGGGTTTAATTTTGTTAGATATTTCAAAAATCTTAGAGGAAATTTCAGATTTTGCCGTTCAGATTATAGAGATTACATTTTACATTTTGACTGGTAATTATTACACATGCTACAATGACGAATTACAACAATTTTCAGTTGATAACCTTAAAAGTGAAAATTGA